ttagtttgcaaaaatgaatttaaatgagtttacaaaaagttaaaataaatgggttataaatgggtaattggattacccaattcattttttgacttacccatttatacccatctaattaaatgggtataaatgagttgagtcacttatacccattacctattttacccaacccaaatccgtccaaatcacccattttgacacttCTAATCTATAGTACGCAGAACTGTATGGGGAGGGAAGCTTAAAGTCTAGCATCAAGAACCCTCGAGAAGTCGCAAATTTTCTTAAAGGAAGGTAAGAGCCCGATTGATTGAATCGTGAGCTTTTGTATAAAAACTTTGAAATGTACTATTTTGAGACATTTCAAgtctattttttttcctaataaaaactCCGACCACTTACTTACAATAATATTCAATATATGCTCCAAGTTTGGATCATGTAGTACCAATTGAACTTTGAGAAGAGGCAACAAAGAATTGATCGTTCGCTGTTTTGCATCAATTAAAAGTGTCTCCTCATAAATTCCTTCTCTTCACATGTAAATTAACCACAACTTCATGATTAACCGGACACTGGTAGGTATTCGCTTCATCTTCGCATGGGATCCTCAGTGTCACTTTTTTATTGATAATTTAGTGCCACTTTTATATTTGTCACTTTTCATGATTAACTTGTCATATgttgtttatttaaattttttctatCATTACGTGGTAAATGAGATTCACACTGAATTTGATGTAAATGCAATGTGAGGCTGGCTATAAATTATCCCTAACTTGGTTGGGGTAATGCTCTCATTTTACAACGACGTGACCCCTGACGCAGACCAAAAAGAGAAAAGCCAGAGAGGGCACTCACTACCATTTTTAAAGAGACACACCAGAAAATGTACTGCGGATGCGTGATCCATAGAATGCCACCAAGTCTAAGTATTGAACTCACATGATTCCTGGGGCATGGCGGTGGGCCTGGGCCAATAGATTTCTTGCTGATTCAAGTCGTGATCCACCCAGTTGTCTTGTCATCCACGGTCCTTGAAGAAAATCAATACCATTTCCTCTTTTTTGATTGTCTTTCCCTTCTCAGGAGAAAGTATCGCAAATCTGCTACTGAAATAGGAGCGgtagaacgaacgaacgaaacTCTGATATACACAAAAAGGATTGAGATCGAGAGCTTGCGTTGCGTTCCACTCGGAGGCGCGCTCAATGCTCACCTCTCATTGTGCCCTTCTATTCTATGGAGCCACCCCACCCCCTCTAATAATAATCCGTCTTTGAGATAAGAAAGATTGCCATCTTTATTTCCGTTTTTGTGTCTCATGCTGTCAACATTTTAAGCAGTAAAAAGTAATGCATGGATTTTAAAAAGTTAAAGTGGAGTAATTGTCACCCTTCTTTTTTACTATTAACTTTTAATTAGTCCTTTCAATTGTATGTTGCAGCCTTCTAAATTGACAATAATACTCCTAATGCCCTACACGTCATCTTCATTTATCCTCTCAATCGTGAATTGAAGCGAGAGCATcttgaattaattaattaacgtTATTTTTTACTTAATAACGCGGCAGCAAAGAGAATTCAGGACTTAAGAAACCAGTGTTGAGAAAAATTCTGCTAATAAAGGAGAAAGGTCCAACTCCAACTAGACTAAGGGACGGCGTGGCGGTTGACGACATTAATGGTGGAAAAAAGCTGAGCAGCAGGGGGTATAGCATCCCCGGTGGCGGTAGGAGCATCAACGGAAGCAGAAGCACCGCGACCAGGTTGGGGTGGGAGGTGTCCCTGGGTCCCATATCCTTGCTGCTTGTAATCCTCCAAGTCCTTGTACTGCGTGTAGGGACTAGTATTCACTGGCCCTCCCTTCTCTTCCTTGCCTTTTCTCTCCATTTTGCCCTCCACCTTTATTATTACCACTTCTATttgcccccaaaaaaaaaaatttactttttttctGTCGAATTTTTCAGGGCTTCAAATTGATATAGCTGATCACTAGGTGGATTGCTCTTTGATTGATTTTTGTGAATTCGAGAAATTCGTATTATATGGCTTCTCTATTTCGGCCTGCCGTTGCCACGAGTCATTGACGTGTTAGGTGTTGAGGAAAGGGAGGCTAGAGTCACGTTGAGCCGCCAATTCCACCGGGGGGAATGCTTCTTGGTCTCTGCATCTGCACTAATCCCGAGCTTTTGGTTTGGACATTAACCAAATTTTGGGGGCTCACAGCCCTTTGTGCAGGTACTGAATCGCACTTGTACGGATTTCTGTCTTTGGCCCAAATATTCAGAGAGAGGTATCTGCGGCTGTTTCAGGGTTTCGTCCTTATCATTTTGGGCCCTGTTAATTCCTGTTTGGAATAATATACcaaaatccaacccaaaaaaaaaaacgtagaATACACAGAACAAGTGGGAAATGACAGCCAAGCCATTTTAAATGCTCGAAAATTTCTCCTGCAATGCTACAATTATTATTGCATTATTCTAGTACGTCTTTTTGCTCCGTAAAAGATAAAATGCAATAAAGAGGAACAGCATAGATCCCATGAATTAAATTTGTTGAATTCGTTTCAAAGGAGGGAAAAGCACTGAGGAGCGGGCTCAATTCTTTATTGACATTATTATTATGCCAGCTTCAGCCCTCATCGTTTTGTTTCTTTCTCCTTCGTGCCCGGTAAAAGCCAAGATTCAAGTTTCGATCAAGTCACCATGATCGTGATCCTTTTGTTTTTATGATCATCCTTCGTGCTAGTGCATACTCTTATCTGCTTCCATATAAAAATAGACCAGTGCCTAATTACTAGTTCTACTTCTGCAACTAAGTAATTACTAGTAATTAGTGTGCCGTGACCCCATGAACCCCATCCAATAATCGTGTGGTGGTAATCGCATCCACAATTTCGGATGATGAAGTCCCTTTCGGCTTtcgattttgaaaattatatcgCACCAGAATCCAAAATGAATCTTCCAAACCAATATCTACCATCCAATCAAATTGTTACAATATCTTTTTCAAGTTCATGCAGTTCCAGACCTCCAATGTCAACATACACACTGCTGTCATGTTATTTTCCTTGACGTCGTTTTAAGATTTGTGAAAATATTGGAATCAAAGGCATGTACAGTTTAGCAGACAAACGGAATGATAGATGCAGACTTTCAAGAAATTCTCTGTTTGGATTGAGtgtgttatttgaaataattactgtattactttttataatgtgatgtatgtgagataaaaagatgaattaaaaaatatgtctataatgcaagtaaaatattatttaaaaaaagggGTATCCAAACAATTCATTGATCGATAAACgttgaagtgaaaaaaaaaaaaaaaaaaaaaaaacaactgtACACCTTCCTggtttatactttttttttcctgttttatACTTATGATGCAAAGTTTTCTACCTCCAGCAGAACAACACCAAATCAAACTGTAATAAATGCGCAAAACATAGAAGGGAATTTATAATCATAACTTAAAAGAAACTAGTAAAACCAACTAGGCTCACAGCCCCTTTGAGCAAAGCCCAGCAATTCACCATTCATGTAACCTGTCCTGTCCTCTTTTCAGTCTCTAGCTAGCCTATATCCAGCTAATGACCACAGGGCTCCCCACAACATGCTTCCCATCTGACCACTCTATTCTACCAAACTCGTTAGTATTAGATGGCATTGAAGTTGCACTGAACGTCACCGTATACGACTTCTTCTCGTATGCTTTTGTGAAAGTTAATGTATCGGGTTCCACCGTAATCTTAACTGCTGGACTTGTCGTCGAGATTGAAACCTTGTACGTACTTCCTCCGGAGCCTTCCCCAACGTTGGTAAGCGTCCTCGTGTACTTAACTACGCTCTTGCTTCCGCCGCCGCTGCGGGAACCACCGCCCCCCCCAATCACTTGAGTCTGCAGCGACACCGAAAATGAAGGGTAGTTGAAATCCCCGATGCTGTAGGTTTTATCGGCATCACAGCTGTAATTTCGCCTGGCGACCCCTTGAATTTGCAGGGACGTGTAATTTAATGCGCATAGGAAATTGAGATAATCGTCGGTGGTCAGGTCATAGACGAGTCCCGGGTTGAGGGCTGCGACGGGGTCCACATGCCCTGCTCCATGATCGTACGGTGTCGATGCCTTTCCGGTGGAGACATCTATGAGCTTCTCACCGCCGTTTTTGTAAGCGGTGTAGGCCGTGGTCATGAGAGCCGAGCGGATGGCGGCTGGGCTCCAGTCTGGGTGCGCCCCCTTGACAAACGCCGCCAAGCCGCTCACGTGTGGGCACGACATTGAGGTGCCGGAGATTATGTTGAACTCCACGCGCCTCGGGTCCTCTGCCAATCCGGTGGGGCCCACCGCCCCGGTCCACCCTGCTATTATATTCACGCCTGGAGCTATCAGGTCCGGCTTCAAGATCTCGGGTGTGATTGCATTTGGTCCCCTCGAGCTAAAAGCAGCTACCACCGGCGACGGTTCGATCCCCACCTTTGTGCCCTCGAAAAGAATCGTCGCTGTTGGATTAGCATCCGACAATACATAATCTCTAATCGCGTCTCCTGATTTCTGACCCACTGTGCTGGCCGGGAGCAAATGGGCATCCGCCACAAGCTCCTCACCGTTGGCGGCGGTATTGGCCAAAACCATCCCGGCCCCACCGGCTCCTTTCACCACAGCACCCTTTTGGACCCTAGGATTGATCCCACGGTCGCACAGGACAATTTTTCCCTTAACTTTCTCAGGGATTAACGTGCCGGTCATGCAGAGATTCCCATTGGTGGAATTGCTAGCGTTCCCTGCATAGACAAAAGGCAGCAGCTTAGCGGGCAACGAGTCACCTTTGTAAAGCGAAACTCCAGAGAAATTCTTGCCGTTGCCCAGGCTGACATACGCCGGGAAGTCTCGGTCCAAAGTTCCGGCACCTACGGTGGTAATCCAGGGTGCCAAGTTGGACAGAGTATAAGCACTGGGTCCCGCATTTCCAGCTGAACAGGACACGAAAATTCCCTTCTCCATTGCTGAAAATGCTCCAATAGCAACACTGTCTCTGTAGTAGTCGGCGGTGCCGCCGCCCAGAGACAAAGACAAGACATTTACAGAGTCTTCGATGGCCCTGTCTATGGCGGCTAATATATCCGAGCTAAAGCAGCCCCCAATCCAGCAAACTTTGTATACAGCAACTCTGGCACGATAGGCCATCCCACGAGCCGAACCGGATGCATAGCCGAAAAGGCTAGCTCCGCCTACGATTGCTCCAGCAGCCGTGGTGGACGTGTGGGTGCCGTGGCCGTCGTCGTCTCTAGGAGATTTTGATTCTTTCGTAACATCAATTGGGCCGAGAGTAGCCTCATAGCCCGTTGAAAAATACCTCGCTCCAATCAACTTCTTATTGCAATGATTGGAAGTGAAGTTGGTCCCCGTCTCACAGGCTCCTTTCCAAGAAGCAGGTACGGGCCCCATCCCGGTGTCATCGAAGCTCTTGCTTTCGGGCCAGACGCCGGTGTCTAAGACGGCGACGATGACATCGCCCTCCGAGTCCGACTCCGGGAACAAGTTAGCACTCTGTTGGAGTCCTAAAAACGAAGGAGTGCGAGTTGTGTGGAGCTCGTACTTAACCTCTGGCAAAACATAGAGGATTCCAGGTTGGTCCTGGAGGGATTTGGCTTCTTGGGCTGTAAGTCTAGTGGCGAACCCGTGAATCGCGTTGTTGTAAGTGTACAACATCTCCGCTGATTCGGAAACCGATTTCAGCGACGAGTCGTACCAGCGAGTATGGTCATCGAAACTCGCTGGCATTTGGGATTTCGCCACATGAACTATGTAGGTATTCTTTTTCTGCTGTACAGCGGATGCTGCCACGGAGACACGGCAGACACCCAGAAACACAAGAAAAGTCACCACTAGAAACAATCTCGAGAACTTGAGATCTCCCATATTTTCGTTTGTGGGTTGGCAAGAGAAGAATGGAGGAGGAGGGATCGAGAGAGTTATATAGAGTGGGAAGACCAAAGGGTCGTCTGCTTTTGAACTCAGTGGAGGTGTGAAACTGAATTCATGCACAAACAGAGGCTTGAGAAAGATCAGTGAAGGACAATTGGTTGATGAGTGGGGACGGGGGACCTTTGTCTAGTTATGGATATGATTGCAAAGGACAcgcacaaacaaaaacaaaaggagaTCAAGCCAGCTACTAGCTAAGGAGCGAGAATGAATGAGCGAGCGAGCGAAGAGAAAGGGGAAGGACTGATATAATAGAGTGATATCAAAATGAATATATGAATTGTTTCATCATTTGGGTAATATAGTACTTACCAGTTGAGAGAACTATTGCTTGCTGGAGAGCAGCAGTAGGAGTACATATTATTAGGTGTTGGTCTTTGTCACGTGCGTGCAGGGGTTGTGTTGATCGATAATTGATGCTCTTTCACTCATTTAGCCAGTCAGTGGTACTGATCCTAAATGGAGCATtgctttctccttttttttttttttatctttaataGTGCGCTTTTTCCAAGTCTGTTGCAGAATGCAGAAGAAAGAGAAGACAGTGGGAGATAGGTGGAAAAAATAAAGCAGGTCTTTGAATTCGCTACTGCGAGCCGTGGGAAATAATGCCCACACTCTTCTGTATTCTGTTTTCCACGCTTTATTTACTTTCATTTGACCATTGCTGCAAACATTGGGGCCATAGCCAGTTGCCAGTGGCAGTAGCCCAATTCAAGATGATAAATTTCTTCACCTACGTCGTCTTCCAttggtctttttcttttttctttttttttttgtcgctaGCCGACCGAAAATACAGTAAAAGAAAGCCACTAAAAATGATAAATCATAAATAATAATCGGTGAAAATTAAGGTTTGAATCATTAATATTCTATCAATAATTAATACTTTTTAAGTCTGGATAGTGATCAATAGACTAAATGGCTGTGAACGTCTTTCATTACTCAATGGAGGTTGTTATACTActctttttgtcttttcttgATTGGTGAATCAGGGGATAGAAACAGTAACACTTAATAATCCCCGGGGACAGGGGAGGGGAAGATTCCTAGATCTCGTTTGataagtgaattttttaaatgtttatttaaaattttaatgtaGTTTATTGTAAAAATTgtaggaaaatttttttaagtgtgtaaatttttaaagtgtatgatttaaaaattttgaaaagttttttgagattattataaataaaattattcaaaaatttataaCAGATAAATTTGATCAAAAACTTACTTGCCAAACATACCCCCGTGTGAAAGAGGCAGCAGTATACTACAAGGAGAAGGCCAAATAATAAGAAGCAAAGCGGGTAAAACTAGTAGaactacaataaaaaaaaatcttgaatatTACGCCTAGTGGTTCACGGGTTTATAGAAACTGTTTGTGGTTATTGTCCACAAGGATAGACAGATAGACGGTGGGTGAGAGACGCGTATGCTTCAACCAACTCAACTCAACTGATAGAAACTGTGTGATAAATCAACTTCCCTGAGTTCCCTCGCCGCTTTGTGTTCGATTTTAGGGGTCGTGGATAAATCAACttggggtttgtttggatagagattTATTAgctaaaatttatttacttacatcatcattacaatttccaacgcacctttttatcttcccaattacctttttatctcacagacatcacatcacaaaaagtgctacagtaaaaatatctcaaataatttacaatccaaacagagccttgGGCTCCATTTGGTGcaaaattcaattttaattaaaccCATCTCATGCGAACCTCTCAAACAACCAATCAAGACCAGCTTAATTAGGTACTCGTGAGTTAATTGAACTTTTGAATATACTTCATTTTTCAATAACCGACACGCACGTATTTTGCTAAAACTAGGTAAAGCAAAATCGCAAATTCTACCATAATCAAACTCGAGCTTGATAAGGCACGATTGCGCATTCTTGATTGAGCTATGCCTGCCAAGCATAATCGAATTGAAATAATCAAATGCATAATTTTGATGCAGAATTAATGCGGGTTACAAGAGCTACccaataaatgaataattttcggCTAAAATCTATCTCGAGTCGATTACTCTCTAATCATCTGTATCTTCTTTCTTCTTATTATAGTAGTACTTTATGATTTTGTACACGGAAGTGGGGGGGCAACGAATCATGTGAACGTTTCTTGgccaaaaaagaaatttgttaaaaatggtTGATCTGAAGTAAGGATGTGTATCGAAATCAAATTcgataatttgaaattttgaaaaatttggacaTCAGAAAATTTGATCAATTTCAATTTCGATTTTACATAATCGTATTCGAATTCGTATCGAATTCAATTCAAAATTCAGTATTAACCAATTTCAACTAATTCAAtttttgtattataattatacatattttTTGCTAAACTAAATGCTAACTTTTGTATAATATATGTTTATAATTATAACATAATATACAACTAACTTAATAAGACTGATTATTGTATTGTTATATAGatgtattattatataatataaattttatattacatataatatatatataacatacaaatttgaaatcgaaatagtTATTCAAGTTTTGATTTCGAAATTAAAAATCCAGATTTGAGAAAATCATAACAGAATTCGAACCAAATTCATATAATTCGAAAATAAAAACCCGATTTCCACTCCATTTTTCGATTTACCGATTTTGAAATTTTCGATTTCCTTTACTatcccgaatttttttttttttaaatggagGCTAGAGAGCGCTCCGCCATCCTCCC
The genomic region above belongs to Coffea arabica cultivar ET-39 chromosome 7c, Coffea Arabica ET-39 HiFi, whole genome shotgun sequence and contains:
- the LOC113699209 gene encoding subtilisin-like protease SBT1.7, with the translated sequence MGDLKFSRLFLVVTFLVFLGVCRVSVAASAVQQKKNTYIVHVAKSQMPASFDDHTRWYDSSLKSVSESAEMLYTYNNAIHGFATRLTAQEAKSLQDQPGILYVLPEVKYELHTTRTPSFLGLQQSANLFPESDSEGDVIVAVLDTGVWPESKSFDDTGMGPVPASWKGACETGTNFTSNHCNKKLIGARYFSTGYEATLGPIDVTKESKSPRDDDGHGTHTSTTAAGAIVGGASLFGYASGSARGMAYRARVAVYKVCWIGGCFSSDILAAIDRAIEDSVNVLSLSLGGGTADYYRDSVAIGAFSAMEKGIFVSCSAGNAGPSAYTLSNLAPWITTVGAGTLDRDFPAYVSLGNGKNFSGVSLYKGDSLPAKLLPFVYAGNASNSTNGNLCMTGTLIPEKVKGKIVLCDRGINPRVQKGAVVKGAGGAGMVLANTAANGEELVADAHLLPASTVGQKSGDAIRDYVLSDANPTATILFEGTKVGIEPSPVVAAFSSRGPNAITPEILKPDLIAPGVNIIAGWTGAVGPTGLAEDPRRVEFNIISGTSMSCPHVSGLAAFVKGAHPDWSPAAIRSALMTTAYTAYKNGGEKLIDVSTGKASTPYDHGAGHVDPVAALNPGLVYDLTTDDYLNFLCALNYTSLQIQGVARRNYSCDADKTYSIGDFNYPSFSVSLQTQVIGGGGGSRSGGGSKSVVKYTRTLTNVGEGSGGSTYKVSISTTSPAVKITVEPDTLTFTKAYEKKSYTVTFSATSMPSNTNEFGRIEWSDGKHVVGSPVVISWI